A genomic stretch from Theobroma cacao cultivar B97-61/B2 chromosome 4, Criollo_cocoa_genome_V2, whole genome shotgun sequence includes:
- the LOC18603489 gene encoding flowering-promoting factor 1-like protein 1 yields MYPIAKRELLAIFFQSSKSLFLSTQVRIFFLVRMSGVWVFKNGVVRLVENPGAESMDGSRQGSNIRRKVLVHTPSNEVITSYAVLERKLSSLGWERYYDDPDLLQFHKRSTVHLISLPKDFSKFKSMHMFDIVVKNRNAFEVRDM; encoded by the coding sequence ATGTACCCCATCGCCAAGAGAGAGTTGCTAGCTATATTTTTTCAGTCTTCAAAGTCCTTGTTTCTTTCCACCCAAGTTAGAATTTTCTTCCTGGTTCGAATGTCTGGTGTTTGGGTTTTCAAGAACGGAGTGGTTCGCCTGGTTGAGAACCCTGGGGCTGAGTCAATGGATGGAAGCCGACAGGGCTCCAACATCCGGCGCAAAGTGCTGGTGCACACCCCTTCGAACGAAGTGATCACTTCCTACGCGGTTCTAGAGCGCAAGCTATCGTCTCTTGGGTGGGAGAGGTACTACGACGACCCTGATCTTCTCCAGTTCCACAAACGCTCCACCGTCCATTTGATCTCTCTCCCCAAGGATTTCAGCAAGTTCAAGTCTATGCACATGTTCGACATCGTCGTCAAAAACCGTAACGCGTTTGAAGTTAGGGATATGTAG
- the LOC18603491 gene encoding vesicle-associated membrane protein 724 isoform X1, protein MSQEPFIYSFVARGTMILAEYTEFTGNFPAIAAQCLQRLPSSNNKFTYNCDHHTFNFLVEDGYAYCVVAKDSVGKQISIAFLERMKADFKKRYGGGKADTAIAKSLNKEFGPIMKEHMKYIIEHAEEIEKLLKVKAQVSEVKSIMLENIDKAIDRGENLTTLADKTENLRDQAQAYRKQGAQIRRKMWYQNMKIKLVVLGILLLLVLIIWLSVCHGFDCTN, encoded by the exons atgagtCAGGAACCGTTTATATACAGCTTCGTGGCTCGAGGAACGATGATCTTAGCCGAGTACACTGAGTTCACGGGGAATTTTCCAGCCATCGCAGCTCAGTGTTTGCAAAGACTCCCATCTTCTAACAACAAGTTTACTTACAACTGTGATCACCATACCTTTAATTTTCTTGTCGAAGATGGTTATG CTTATTGTGTTGTTGCCAAAGATTCTGTGGGAAAGCAAATCTCCATTGCTTTTTTGGAACGTATGAAAGCAGACTTCAAAAAAAGATATGGGGGTGGAAAAGCAGATACCGCTATTGCCAAAAGTCTAAATAAGGAGTTTGG GCCAATAATGAAAGAGCACatgaaatatattattgaACATGCTGAAGAAATTGAAAAGCTATTAAAGGTGAAGGCTCAAGTTTCAGAAGTTAAAAGTATAATGTTGGAGAATATTGACAAG GCAATTGATAGAGGGGAAAACCTAACGACTCTTGCTGACAAGACAGAGAATCTACGTGATCAG GCCCAAGCATACAGGAAGCAGGGGGCACAAATCCGCCGTAAGATGTGGTATCAGAACATGAAGATAAAATTGGTTGTTCTCGGAATCTTGCTACTTCTAGTCCTTATAATCTGGCTTTCCGTTTGTCATGGATTTGATTGCACCAACTAG
- the LOC18603491 gene encoding vesicle-associated membrane protein 724 isoform X2, with protein MVASDMGRSLNTYEHILSTGTIELDLDKHAYCVVAKDSVGKQISIAFLERMKADFKKRYGGGKADTAIAKSLNKEFGPIMKEHMKYIIEHAEEIEKLLKVKAQVSEVKSIMLENIDKAIDRGENLTTLADKTENLRDQAQAYRKQGAQIRRKMWYQNMKIKLVVLGILLLLVLIIWLSVCHGFDCTN; from the exons ATGGTTGCTTCTGATATGGGGAGAAGCTTAAATACATATGAGCACATCTTAAGCACTGGTACAATAGAATTGGATCTTGACAAGCACG CTTATTGTGTTGTTGCCAAAGATTCTGTGGGAAAGCAAATCTCCATTGCTTTTTTGGAACGTATGAAAGCAGACTTCAAAAAAAGATATGGGGGTGGAAAAGCAGATACCGCTATTGCCAAAAGTCTAAATAAGGAGTTTGG GCCAATAATGAAAGAGCACatgaaatatattattgaACATGCTGAAGAAATTGAAAAGCTATTAAAGGTGAAGGCTCAAGTTTCAGAAGTTAAAAGTATAATGTTGGAGAATATTGACAAG GCAATTGATAGAGGGGAAAACCTAACGACTCTTGCTGACAAGACAGAGAATCTACGTGATCAG GCCCAAGCATACAGGAAGCAGGGGGCACAAATCCGCCGTAAGATGTGGTATCAGAACATGAAGATAAAATTGGTTGTTCTCGGAATCTTGCTACTTCTAGTCCTTATAATCTGGCTTTCCGTTTGTCATGGATTTGATTGCACCAACTAG
- the LOC18603493 gene encoding hemK methyltransferase family member 2 — translation MSSRIAQIRLVSSHPEVYEPCDDSFALVDALLADRKNLLEHKPTLCMEVGCGSGYVITSLMLMLGEEANGAQFIATDINHHAIRVTQETMEAHRVHAELINTDIASGLENRLAGLVDLLVVNPPYVPTPEEEVGREGIASAWAGGENGRSVIDRILLVALKLLSKRGWLYMVTLTANNPSQICRQMRKKGYDSRIIVQRSTEEESLHIIKFWKDFDIEVDAKDVVPNSNAAPAGVVDSVLSQFQRLSFWRSSDVNSSRSGK, via the coding sequence ATGTCTTCAAGAATTGCCCAAATTCGTCTTGTGAGTTCACATCCTGAGGTTTATGAACCCTGTGATGATTCATTTGCGTTAGTTGATGCACTTTTAGCTGATAGAAAAAACTTGTTGGAGCATAAACCCACCTTGTGTATGGAAGTGGGTTGTGGGAGTGGTTATGTTATCACTTCTTTAATGCTCATGCTTGGGGAGGAAGCTAATGGGGCTCAGTTTATTGCCACTGATATCAATCACCACGCTATTAGAGTGACTCAGGAGACTATGGAAGCACATAGGGTTCATGCTGAGTTGATAAATACTGACATTGCATCAGGGCTGGAGAACCGTCTGGCTGGTTTGGTTGATTTATTGGTTGTTAATCCACCTTATGTACCAACGCCTGAAGAGGAAGTGGGTCGTGAAGGAATTGCCTCTGCTTGGGCAGGAGGAGAGAATGGTCGAAGTGTTATTGATAGGATATTGCTTGTTGCTCTTAAGCTTTTGTCGAAGCGGGGTTGGTTGTACATGGTTACTCTTACAGCAAATAATCCTTCACAGATATGCCGTCAGATGAGGAAGAAAGGTTATGATTCTAGAATTATTGTCCAAAGATCAACAGAGGAAGAGAGTTTACATATCATCAAGTTCTGGAAGGATTTCGATATAGAGGTGGATGCAAAGGATGTGGTACCAAACAGCAATGCAGCTCCCGCAGGTGTCGTGGATTCTGTACTTTCACAGTTTCAACGATTGTCATTTTGGAGAAGTAGTGACGTTAATAGCAGCAGATCAGGAAAATGA